A window of Candidatus Palauibacter soopunensis contains these coding sequences:
- a CDS encoding PIN domain-containing protein: MAHDASEPQLAPLTEWLVDTGPIVAYLDPGDPAHQEVGEALDHFRGVLHTTGAVVTEAMHFITRSRRGPSALADFVAYGDVCVHDACQPPGITKAALLMDRYADTPMDFADATLVLLAQRLDVHDILTLDRRGFRTYRTDDGRPFQLILDQTEAAP; encoded by the coding sequence GTGGCGCACGACGCTTCGGAGCCGCAACTGGCGCCGCTGACGGAATGGCTCGTGGATACGGGTCCGATCGTTGCCTATCTGGATCCGGGCGACCCCGCTCACCAGGAGGTCGGCGAGGCACTCGACCACTTCCGGGGCGTGCTCCACACGACAGGTGCTGTGGTGACCGAGGCCATGCACTTCATCACCCGTTCTCGCCGCGGCCCGTCGGCTCTCGCGGACTTCGTCGCGTACGGTGACGTGTGCGTCCACGACGCATGCCAGCCTCCCGGCATCACGAAGGCCGCGCTCCTGATGGATCGCTATGCGGACACGCCGATGGACTTCGCCGACGCCACGCTTGTCCTTCTCGCGCAGCGACTCGACGTACATGACATCTTGACCCTCGACCGCAGAGGCTTCCGCACTTACCGCACGGACGATGGCCGGCCCTTTCAGCTCATCCTGGATCAGACCGAAGCCGCGCCATGA
- a CDS encoding redoxin domain-containing protein has protein sequence MRMMDARDLRLWATGAVVAVGLAGCAPEGDTGDADASAAAGAAEAVAEEAAQVVLGPLDGHDLPPADLERVLAGSPAPDFTALSSTGEPITLSDYRGEKDVILFFYRGHWUPYCAKQLGELRDFMTPEQRERTQLLAIAPDSPEDIGLMVDRVVEDYDYALDFPLLSDDGSAITYRYGLLNEDDGRGRQIPHPTTYVIDMEGTVRWSFTEVDYRVRPEHADILAALEALER, from the coding sequence ATGCGGATGATGGACGCGCGTGACCTCCGGTTATGGGCAACGGGGGCGGTCGTGGCGGTCGGGCTGGCCGGCTGCGCACCCGAGGGAGACACCGGAGATGCCGATGCCTCCGCGGCGGCGGGGGCCGCCGAAGCGGTGGCCGAGGAGGCCGCTCAGGTGGTGCTCGGCCCCTTGGATGGGCATGATCTGCCCCCGGCGGACCTCGAGCGCGTGCTCGCCGGCAGCCCCGCGCCCGATTTCACCGCCCTTTCGAGCACGGGCGAGCCGATCACGCTTTCGGACTACCGCGGGGAGAAGGACGTCATCCTCTTCTTCTACCGCGGCCACTGGTGACCGTACTGCGCAAAGCAGCTCGGAGAGCTGCGAGACTTCATGACGCCCGAACAGCGCGAACGGACCCAGCTCCTGGCGATCGCCCCGGACAGCCCCGAGGACATCGGGCTCATGGTCGACCGCGTCGTCGAGGACTACGACTACGCGCTCGACTTCCCGCTCCTGTCCGATGACGGATCCGCGATCACGTACCGCTACGGCCTCCTGAACGAGGACGACGGGCGCGGGCGCCAGATCCCGCACCCCACGACCTACGTCATCGACATGGAGGGGACGGTGCGCTGGAGCTTCACCGAAGTGGACTACCGCGTCCGCCCCGAGCACGCGGACATCCTCGCCGCCCTCGAAGCCCTGGAGCGCTAG
- a CDS encoding Ig-like domain-containing protein, with protein sequence MSLRSALFVPIFAAAAAAAAPPILAAQERVYAVASPAELELEVGASFQLTAEIQGTAEEGATSEVRWFAADDGVTVTPEGVVTAVRPGESRVAAMFRGQPSWVTIRVPRLEPARIEARVAGPVYAGATAVLHLEAYTAPGGAVDDVEFAFASADPDVATVDGSGRVLGHGPGQTVITVSAGDASTRIDVTVEPNTAEDYELEASGDVGSLSTGDVTAFRLVGRDAGDSEIPLAPLWSVTPSGASVEPVDGRGLFVAEEPGTYHVTAVAGPAIARTVSVRVGPRRHTARLELVGSGITSTHRAGDTWVFEGVDGRDYAYLGTFYHDWMKVWDVTDPTQPVLTDSIQLDARRINDVKIHPDNRLGIVTREGASSRRNGIVLLDLSNPAHPEILSEYTDTVTGGVHNVWILGEEDLVYACHNGTSEIVIIDISDPANPREINRWAHDEPVRSLHDVIVQDGYAYASFWNEGIYILDAGAGTHGGTARDPKLVSRWVSGQGNTHVAWRHGKYLFVAAEIYPSDWDPNAFGPIEARGYVEVLDMTDMDDPVKVAHYTVPEAGAHNLWSDDRDRLYIGYYQAGLRVLDISGELRGDLYRQGREIGAIKTSSPDAAVPNWSMTWGAQLFKGRIFTSDLHSGLWIARLVEEELVP encoded by the coding sequence ATGTCGCTCCGCTCCGCCCTTTTCGTTCCGATCTTCGCTGCGGCCGCCGCGGCCGCCGCCCCGCCGATCCTTGCCGCGCAGGAGCGGGTATACGCGGTCGCTTCACCGGCTGAACTGGAACTCGAGGTCGGAGCGTCCTTCCAGCTCACCGCGGAGATCCAGGGAACCGCGGAGGAAGGTGCCACCTCGGAGGTGCGCTGGTTCGCGGCCGACGATGGTGTGACGGTGACGCCGGAGGGCGTGGTGACGGCGGTGCGACCGGGCGAGTCGCGCGTGGCGGCGATGTTCCGCGGCCAGCCGAGCTGGGTGACGATCCGCGTGCCCCGGCTCGAGCCCGCCCGCATCGAGGCCCGCGTCGCCGGCCCCGTCTACGCGGGCGCGACCGCGGTCCTTCATCTCGAGGCCTACACGGCACCGGGCGGCGCGGTGGACGATGTCGAGTTCGCGTTTGCCTCCGCCGACCCGGACGTCGCGACGGTGGATGGTTCCGGACGCGTGCTCGGCCACGGGCCGGGACAGACGGTCATCACCGTTTCCGCCGGAGACGCCTCGACCCGGATCGACGTGACCGTCGAGCCGAACACCGCCGAGGACTACGAACTGGAGGCTTCCGGGGATGTAGGCTCGCTGTCGACGGGGGATGTCACGGCCTTCCGGCTCGTGGGCCGGGACGCCGGGGACAGCGAGATCCCCCTCGCGCCGCTGTGGAGCGTGACACCCAGCGGGGCGAGCGTCGAACCCGTCGACGGCCGCGGACTCTTCGTGGCGGAAGAGCCGGGGACGTACCACGTGACCGCGGTCGCGGGCCCGGCCATCGCCCGGACGGTTTCCGTGCGGGTCGGCCCCCGCCGCCACACGGCCCGGCTCGAACTCGTGGGGAGCGGGATCACGTCCACGCACCGGGCTGGCGACACCTGGGTGTTCGAGGGCGTGGACGGACGCGACTACGCCTATCTCGGCACCTTCTATCACGACTGGATGAAGGTGTGGGACGTGACGGATCCGACGCAGCCCGTCCTCACCGACTCCATCCAGCTCGATGCCCGCCGCATCAACGATGTGAAGATCCACCCCGACAACCGTCTCGGGATCGTCACCCGCGAAGGGGCCTCCAGCCGGAGGAACGGGATCGTCCTCCTCGACCTCTCGAATCCCGCCCATCCGGAGATCCTCTCCGAGTACACGGACACGGTGACGGGGGGCGTGCACAACGTCTGGATCCTGGGAGAAGAGGATCTCGTCTACGCCTGCCACAACGGCACGAGCGAGATCGTCATCATCGACATCTCCGATCCGGCGAACCCGCGCGAGATCAACCGCTGGGCGCACGACGAACCGGTCCGCAGCCTGCACGACGTGATCGTCCAGGACGGCTACGCATACGCTTCGTTCTGGAACGAAGGCATCTACATCCTCGATGCGGGGGCGGGCACGCACGGGGGCACGGCCCGCGATCCGAAGCTCGTCTCGCGGTGGGTGTCGGGGCAGGGGAACACGCACGTCGCCTGGCGTCACGGCAAGTACCTGTTCGTGGCGGCCGAGATCTACCCGTCCGACTGGGATCCGAACGCGTTCGGCCCCATCGAGGCGCGGGGCTACGTGGAAGTGCTCGACATGACGGACATGGACGACCCGGTGAAGGTCGCCCATTACACCGTGCCGGAGGCGGGGGCCCACAACCTGTGGAGCGATGACCGCGACCGGCTCTACATCGGCTACTACCAGGCGGGGCTGCGGGTGCTGGACATCTCGGGTGAACTGCGCGGCGACCTCTACCGCCAGGGCCGCGAGATCGGAGCGATCAAGACGTCATCGCCGGACGCCGCCGTCCCGAACTGGTCGATGACGTGGGGAGCCCAACTGTTCAAGGGACGGATCTTCACCTCCGACCTCCACTCCGGCCTGTGGATCGCCCGCCTCGTCGAGGAGGAACTCGTCCCATGA
- a CDS encoding ribbon-helix-helix protein, CopG family, producing MRKTILAVRLEEELREAVNRRAAAEGTTVSGFVRETLREAVADRPVGDRIRHLKGTVQLEADDDEWRTTLRSRNWRR from the coding sequence ATGCGTAAAACAATCTTGGCGGTGCGACTGGAGGAGGAGTTGCGGGAGGCGGTCAACCGCCGTGCTGCTGCAGAGGGGACGACGGTGTCCGGCTTCGTACGGGAGACCCTTCGCGAGGCGGTAGCGGACCGGCCGGTCGGCGATCGGATCCGTCACCTCAAGGGGACCGTCCAGCTGGAAGCCGATGACGACGAGTGGCGCACGACGCTTCGGAGCCGCAACTGGCGCCGCTGA
- a CDS encoding SDR family NAD(P)-dependent oxidoreductase: protein MRTKESTMNRATVMVAAVLMSAAPMFTADVLAQETPAPAPGQTVVLVTGSTSGLGRELALRLGARGDHVIVHGRNEERGAEVVEAINEAGPGSARFYRADFASLAEVRTFAETLLADYDRMDILINNAGFGSAPDERWVTEDGHEYRFQVNYLSTFLLTHMLMPRLLDSTPSRIVNVSSGAQTPIDFDDVMIENNFSGRRAYAQSKLAQIMFTHDLAEDLAGTGIIVGSLHPATYMPTGMVRRLGATPRATIAEGADAVMQVVDSDDFESGQYFSGLDPTRANDQSYDAGARARLRELSQELTGLTCGMGRCRLDR, encoded by the coding sequence ATGAGAACGAAAGAGAGCACCATGAACCGCGCCACCGTGATGGTCGCCGCCGTCCTCATGTCGGCGGCGCCGATGTTTACCGCCGACGTTCTGGCCCAGGAGACGCCCGCGCCGGCCCCCGGGCAGACGGTCGTGCTGGTTACCGGATCCACCTCCGGCCTCGGGCGCGAACTGGCCCTGCGGCTGGGCGCGCGGGGCGATCACGTCATCGTCCACGGGCGCAACGAGGAACGCGGCGCCGAGGTCGTGGAGGCCATCAATGAGGCGGGACCCGGGAGCGCCCGCTTCTACCGCGCCGACTTCGCGTCACTCGCGGAGGTCCGCACGTTCGCCGAGACGCTGCTGGCCGACTACGACCGGATGGACATCCTGATCAACAACGCGGGTTTCGGGTCGGCGCCGGACGAGCGGTGGGTGACCGAGGATGGGCACGAGTACCGCTTCCAGGTGAACTACCTCTCCACCTTCCTGCTCACGCACATGCTGATGCCGCGCCTGCTCGACAGCACCCCGTCCCGCATCGTGAACGTGTCGTCCGGGGCGCAGACGCCGATCGACTTCGACGACGTGATGATCGAGAACAACTTCAGCGGGCGCCGCGCCTACGCTCAGAGCAAGCTCGCCCAGATCATGTTCACCCACGACCTGGCCGAGGACCTGGCCGGCACCGGGATCATCGTCGGCTCGCTACATCCCGCGACCTACATGCCGACCGGGATGGTGCGACGGTTGGGGGCCACGCCGCGAGCCACCATCGCGGAGGGGGCCGATGCCGTCATGCAGGTCGTCGACTCCGACGACTTCGAGAGCGGGCAGTATTTCAGCGGTCTCGATCCGACGCGCGCGAACGACCAGTCCTACGACGCCGGAGCGCGCGCCCGACTCAGAGAGCTGAGTCAGGAACTCACCGGCCTCACCTGCGGAATGGGCCGCTGCCGGCTGGATCGCTGA
- a CDS encoding S9 family peptidase, with translation MDTRAPASPRVPLRFLAAPATLLILCGLTAPALVAQEANGALALESWLDWERVQDPQISPDGGAVVYERLWVDKMNDAWESSIWIVNPDGSRSRHLVDGSSPRWSPDGSRLAFLAPDDEGNTQIFVRWMDAEGAVSQVTRLTDSPSDLAWSPDGTRFSFTMRVGAERPTARHWSISLPQPEGATWTPGPRIIERLVYRQDRIGFLGDKYRHIFVVPAEGGTARQLTEGDYNFGVPTWEPDGRSLLFSSLIIEDAEYRWQETEIYRLDAESGELSQVTTRKGPDNRPVPSPDGRMIAYVGHDTTTFDYIESAVYVMNADGSNPRALTAEMDRSPGTLHWAPDGGGVYFDASADGYRNIHYASVDGEVRAVTEGPQMFGVNDVSDGGMAVGMWGDAHEPGDIYAFPVDRPDRRTRLTNVNADVLAGVTLGEVEQVWSESSHDGLAIHGWVIKPPDFDGSRQYPLILVIHGGPHGMYNGGFNFSWQEHAANGYVVLYTNPRGSSGYGTEFGNAIQYDYPNHDFDDLMSSVDEVISRGYVDDSNMFVYGCSGGGVLTSWVVGHTDRFRAASANCPVVNWFNFPNEVDGNYLRWYADFQEFPWVDPSEHIRRSPITYVGNVTTPTMLMTGVLDLRTPMSQTEQFYQALKAQNKPTAMVQFQGEWHGTSRLPSNFLRTQLILRKWFERWGTHDDDRTAATMP, from the coding sequence TCTCGCCGCACCCGCAACTCTCCTGATACTCTGCGGCCTCACCGCCCCCGCCCTCGTCGCGCAGGAAGCGAACGGCGCGCTCGCGCTCGAGTCCTGGCTCGACTGGGAGCGGGTCCAGGATCCGCAGATCTCGCCGGATGGCGGCGCCGTGGTATACGAGCGTCTGTGGGTCGACAAGATGAACGACGCGTGGGAGTCCTCGATCTGGATCGTGAACCCGGACGGCAGCCGTTCCCGCCACCTCGTCGACGGGTCGTCGCCGCGCTGGTCTCCCGATGGCAGCCGTCTCGCATTCCTCGCGCCCGACGACGAGGGGAACACGCAGATCTTCGTGCGCTGGATGGATGCCGAGGGCGCCGTTTCCCAGGTGACGCGGCTTACGGACAGTCCTTCGGACCTCGCCTGGTCTCCCGACGGGACGCGCTTCTCGTTCACGATGCGCGTGGGGGCGGAGCGGCCCACGGCGCGCCACTGGTCCATTTCGCTCCCCCAGCCGGAGGGGGCGACGTGGACGCCGGGTCCCCGGATCATCGAGCGCCTCGTCTATCGACAGGACCGCATCGGGTTCCTGGGCGACAAGTACCGGCACATCTTCGTCGTCCCCGCCGAAGGCGGTACGGCGCGCCAGCTCACCGAGGGCGACTACAATTTCGGCGTCCCGACGTGGGAGCCGGACGGACGGTCGCTCCTGTTCAGCAGCCTCATCATCGAGGACGCGGAATACCGGTGGCAGGAGACCGAGATCTATCGGCTCGACGCAGAGTCCGGCGAACTGAGTCAGGTCACGACGCGCAAGGGTCCGGACAACCGGCCGGTGCCCTCGCCGGACGGGCGCATGATCGCCTACGTGGGGCACGACACGACGACGTTCGACTACATCGAATCCGCCGTCTACGTGATGAACGCGGATGGATCGAACCCGCGTGCCCTTACGGCCGAAATGGACCGCAGCCCCGGGACGCTGCACTGGGCCCCGGACGGTGGCGGCGTCTACTTCGACGCGTCGGCCGACGGCTATCGCAACATCCACTACGCCTCGGTGGACGGAGAGGTGCGGGCGGTAACCGAGGGCCCGCAGATGTTCGGCGTCAACGATGTGAGCGACGGCGGCATGGCCGTCGGGATGTGGGGGGACGCGCACGAACCCGGCGACATCTATGCCTTCCCCGTCGATCGGCCCGACCGGCGCACGAGGCTGACGAATGTGAACGCGGACGTGCTCGCGGGCGTGACGCTGGGCGAAGTCGAGCAGGTCTGGAGCGAGTCATCCCATGACGGCCTCGCGATTCACGGCTGGGTCATCAAGCCCCCGGACTTCGACGGGTCGCGGCAGTATCCGCTCATTCTCGTGATTCACGGCGGCCCGCACGGCATGTACAACGGCGGGTTCAACTTCTCGTGGCAGGAACACGCCGCGAACGGCTACGTCGTCCTCTATACGAACCCGCGCGGAAGCTCCGGCTACGGGACCGAGTTCGGGAACGCGATCCAGTACGACTATCCGAACCACGACTTCGACGACCTGATGTCGAGCGTGGACGAGGTCATCTCCCGCGGCTACGTGGACGACAGCAACATGTTCGTCTACGGGTGCTCGGGCGGCGGCGTCCTGACGTCGTGGGTCGTGGGGCACACGGACCGCTTCCGGGCCGCGTCGGCGAACTGTCCGGTCGTGAACTGGTTCAACTTCCCGAACGAGGTCGACGGCAACTACCTGCGCTGGTACGCGGACTTCCAGGAGTTCCCGTGGGTGGACCCGAGCGAGCACATCCGCCGCTCGCCGATCACCTATGTGGGCAACGTTACGACGCCGACGATGCTCATGACGGGCGTCCTCGACCTGCGCACGCCGATGTCCCAGACGGAGCAGTTCTACCAGGCGCTCAAGGCGCAGAACAAGCCGACCGCGATGGTCCAGTTCCAGGGCGAGTGGCACGGCACGTCGCGCCTGCCATCCAACTTCCTGCGGACGCAACTCATCCTGAGGAAGTGGTTCGAGCGCTGGGGCACCCACGACGACGACCGCACCGCCGCAACCATGCCATGA
- a CDS encoding aminotransferase class III-fold pyridoxal phosphate-dependent enzyme yields the protein METLDTAYAGGRPSLGEGEAARLAAEGWGVEGQARECASERDRVFEIRGANGPLGYLKVSNALERRSVLGAEAAILDGLTSQSCYRLPTWRATAGGESLIERALDGRTHLIRFLDPVPGVSLDRYRPHGPELRRQIGRMVGILDRSLASGPEAGRVAIEDRPMIWDLRGAATLVAENLVAIPDPGRRAILSHILERYAEVVSPRRAGLREGPIYNDANPANIHVDPARILDGAPKLVGVVDFGDAMRSWTIADLAVACAYAGLGTRDPVGAFCDVALGYAAEYELTEAEADVVYELARLRLALSVTVSSVRGAQEPDNEYLLVSRAPAWEVLGHLDATPPNLGRFRLREACGHAPCPSTARVIAALERAAPDAAPVLDPDPRTAPTVTLDLSVESGDDGGTFDPSDHAAFSQRLFDRMRDAGAAVGIGRYDEVRWWYTGEAFRAPGNEMDEWRTVHLGVDLFAEPGTPVLTPLGGRVVSVQDNADRLDYGPTIILEHELEDPAGGADGPVRFRTLFGHLSAEALSKVAPGDVVEAGGTIGWIGAPPANGDWAPHLHFQIFLDPLGYEGTFPGVAAPSARGTWTAVSPDPNHLLQLPGEAAAPRPRSHAALVEDRNRWLGPSLSLSYGRPLHIVRGRGSRLYDIDGQPFLDCVNNVAHVGHSHPRVNEAARRQMTALNTNTRYLHETILEYTERLAALFPAPLDVCFLVCSGTEANELALRMARTHTGKVGAVVLDGAYHGNSSSVVNLSPYKFNGPGGKGLRPWVRMAPMPDLFRGIHRGPERDVAPLYAAYVGDAARALETEPTWFEERPPGAAAFFHESILSCGGQIPLPSGYLAASYAAAREHGAVCVADEVQVGFGRVGSHFWAFEEHDVVPDIVTLGKPIGNGHPLAAVITTREIAESFANGMEYFNTYGGNPVSCAIGLAVLDVIEDEGLRENAAVVGRRLLAGLEHLRDRHAPVGDARGRGLFTGIEFVREGDDLEPAADLADAAVQRTRDKGILLSTDGPDHNVIKMKPPLVFSEADADLLISNLDDILTETTFQP from the coding sequence ATGGAGACGCTCGATACCGCGTATGCGGGCGGCAGGCCGTCGCTCGGCGAGGGCGAGGCGGCGCGGCTCGCCGCCGAAGGCTGGGGAGTGGAAGGCCAGGCTCGTGAGTGCGCGAGCGAGCGGGATCGCGTGTTCGAGATTCGGGGCGCCAACGGACCCCTCGGCTACCTGAAGGTCTCGAACGCGCTCGAGCGCAGGTCGGTGCTCGGGGCCGAAGCCGCCATCCTCGACGGTCTCACGTCCCAATCCTGCTACCGGCTCCCTACGTGGCGGGCCACCGCCGGCGGCGAATCGTTGATCGAACGAGCGCTGGACGGCCGCACCCACCTGATCCGCTTCCTGGATCCGGTGCCCGGAGTGTCCCTCGACCGATACCGGCCGCATGGACCTGAACTCCGGCGCCAGATCGGGCGTATGGTCGGGATCCTGGATCGCTCCCTCGCCTCGGGGCCGGAGGCGGGTCGGGTCGCGATCGAAGACCGGCCCATGATCTGGGATCTGCGGGGCGCGGCGACGCTTGTCGCGGAGAACCTGGTCGCGATCCCGGACCCGGGACGCCGGGCGATCCTCTCTCATATCCTGGAGCGGTACGCGGAGGTTGTCTCACCGCGGCGCGCGGGACTCCGGGAAGGTCCGATCTACAACGACGCGAACCCCGCCAACATCCACGTCGATCCGGCGAGGATTCTCGACGGCGCGCCGAAACTCGTCGGCGTGGTCGACTTCGGCGACGCGATGCGCTCGTGGACCATCGCCGATCTGGCGGTGGCCTGCGCGTACGCGGGCCTCGGCACGCGCGATCCGGTGGGCGCGTTCTGCGACGTCGCCCTGGGTTACGCGGCCGAGTACGAACTCACGGAGGCCGAAGCCGATGTGGTCTACGAACTGGCGCGGCTGCGGCTCGCGCTCAGCGTGACGGTTTCGTCGGTGCGCGGCGCCCAGGAGCCGGACAACGAGTACCTGCTCGTGAGCCGGGCACCGGCCTGGGAAGTGCTCGGGCACCTGGACGCGACGCCCCCGAACCTGGGGCGCTTCCGGCTGCGGGAAGCGTGCGGGCACGCGCCCTGTCCCTCGACCGCTCGGGTCATCGCGGCGCTCGAACGCGCCGCCCCGGACGCCGCGCCCGTGCTCGACCCCGATCCGCGCACCGCACCCACGGTCACGCTGGACCTGAGCGTCGAGTCGGGGGACGACGGTGGAACCTTCGATCCCTCGGATCATGCGGCGTTCTCACAGCGGCTGTTCGACCGGATGCGGGACGCGGGGGCGGCGGTCGGCATCGGCCGCTACGACGAAGTGAGGTGGTGGTACACGGGCGAGGCCTTCCGCGCGCCGGGGAATGAGATGGACGAGTGGCGGACGGTTCACCTCGGCGTCGACCTGTTCGCGGAGCCGGGGACGCCCGTCCTCACGCCGCTCGGGGGTCGCGTCGTGTCCGTGCAGGACAACGCCGACCGCCTGGACTACGGCCCCACGATCATCCTCGAGCACGAGCTGGAGGACCCGGCGGGCGGGGCGGATGGACCGGTCCGATTTCGGACGTTGTTCGGGCATTTGTCAGCCGAAGCTTTATCGAAAGTCGCGCCCGGCGATGTCGTGGAGGCGGGCGGGACGATCGGCTGGATCGGGGCCCCGCCAGCCAACGGCGACTGGGCCCCGCATCTCCACTTCCAGATCTTCCTCGACCCACTGGGCTACGAGGGAACGTTCCCGGGCGTCGCCGCCCCGAGCGCCCGCGGCACCTGGACGGCGGTGAGCCCCGACCCGAACCACCTGCTTCAACTCCCCGGAGAGGCGGCGGCGCCACGACCTCGCAGCCACGCAGCCCTGGTCGAGGACCGGAATCGGTGGCTCGGTCCTTCGCTGAGCCTCTCCTACGGGAGACCCCTCCACATCGTCCGGGGGCGCGGAAGCCGGCTGTACGACATCGACGGTCAGCCCTTCCTCGACTGCGTGAACAACGTCGCGCACGTCGGCCACTCGCACCCGCGCGTGAACGAGGCGGCCCGCCGCCAGATGACCGCGCTCAACACCAACACGCGCTACCTGCACGAGACCATCCTCGAATACACGGAGCGGCTGGCGGCCCTCTTCCCGGCCCCGCTCGACGTATGCTTCCTCGTGTGCTCCGGCACGGAGGCCAACGAACTCGCGCTTCGCATGGCGCGCACGCACACCGGCAAGGTGGGCGCGGTCGTCCTCGACGGGGCGTATCACGGAAACTCGAGTTCGGTCGTCAACCTGAGCCCCTACAAGTTCAACGGCCCCGGCGGGAAAGGGCTCCGGCCCTGGGTCCGGATGGCGCCCATGCCGGACCTGTTCCGGGGCATCCACCGCGGGCCGGAACGGGACGTGGCGCCCCTGTACGCGGCATACGTCGGCGACGCGGCGCGGGCGCTCGAGACGGAGCCCACCTGGTTCGAGGAGCGCCCGCCCGGCGCGGCCGCCTTCTTCCATGAATCGATCCTCAGTTGCGGCGGACAGATCCCGCTCCCGTCCGGATACCTCGCGGCTTCCTACGCCGCGGCCCGCGAGCACGGCGCCGTGTGCGTGGCCGACGAGGTCCAGGTCGGCTTCGGCCGCGTGGGGTCGCACTTCTGGGCCTTCGAGGAGCACGACGTCGTCCCCGACATCGTCACCCTCGGCAAGCCGATCGGAAACGGCCATCCCCTCGCGGCGGTCATCACGACGCGCGAGATCGCCGAATCCTTCGCCAACGGGATGGAGTACTTCAATACCTACGGCGGGAACCCCGTCTCTTGCGCCATCGGCCTCGCCGTCCTCGACGTGATCGAGGACGAGGGACTGCGGGAGAACGCCGCCGTCGTCGGCAGGCGTCTACTGGCCGGCCTTGAACACCTCCGCGACCGTCACGCCCCGGTGGGGGACGCCCGCGGCCGCGGCCTCTTCACCGGCATCGAGTTCGTGCGGGAGGGCGACGACCTCGAACCGGCCGCCGACCTCGCCGACGCCGCCGTCCAGCGGACGCGCGACAAGGGGATCCTGCTCAGCACGGACGGCCCGGACCACAACGTGATCAAGATGAAGCCCCCCCTCGTCTTCTCCGAAGCCGACGCCGACCTCCTGATCTCCAACCTCGACGACATCCTTACCGAAACCACCTTCCAGCCCTGA